In one Cervus elaphus chromosome 9, mCerEla1.1, whole genome shotgun sequence genomic region, the following are encoded:
- the MRPL22 gene encoding 39S ribosomal protein L22, mitochondrial isoform X2, with product MGAESQGEAGLGEIYHCRRQIKYSKDKMWYLAKLIRGMSIDQALAQLEFSDKKGAQIIKEVLLEAQDMAVRDHNVEFRSNLYIAESTSGRGQYLKRIRYHGRGRFGIMEKVFCHYFVKLVEGPPPPPEAPKTAVTHAKEYIQELRNRTIIHAL from the exons GAAATATACCATTGTCGGAGACAAATAAAGTACAGCAAAGACAAGATGTGGTATTTGGCGAAATTG ATACGAGGAATGTCAATTGACCAGGCTCTGGCTCAGTTGGAATTCAGTGACAAAAAAGGAGCCCAGATAATTAAAGAG GTTCTCTTAGAAGCACAAGATATGGCAGTAAGAGACCACAATGTGGAATTCAGATCCAATTTATATATAG CTGAGTCCACCTCAGGGCGAGGCCAATACCTGAAACGCATCCGATACCACGGCAGAGGTCGCTTTGGGATTATGGAGAAGgttttttgtcattattttgtgAAGTTGGTGGAAGGCCCTCCACCTCCACCTGAGGCACCAAAGACAGCAGTAACCCACGCCAAAGAGTACATCCAGGAGCTTCGTAACCGGACCATCATTCATGCTCTGTGA